From the genome of Streptomyces ficellus:
GGGTCGCCGTCGCCCTGGAGGGCCACCACCAGCGGGTTGCCCGCGTCCTGGATGGCGGCCGAGCCCCGGGCACCGGTCGACGCGAAGAACGTCAGCACGGCGAGCAGGACCAGGACCATCAGCGACAGCGACAGCGCCCGCGGCATGGACCGCACCGGGTCCTTGGCCTCCTCGGCGGCGAGCGGCACGCCCTCCACGCCCAGGAAGAACCACATGCCGAACGGGAACGCCGCCCAGATGCCGAGCAGCCCGTACGGCAGCCACGAGTTCGAGCCGAACGCCGCCGGGTCGGCCGGGATGTCGTTGAGGCCGTCCGCGTGGAACTCGGTGAAGGCGCCGACCGCGAAGATGAGGAGCGCGGCGACCGCGATGGCGGTCACGACCAGGCTGAAGCGCAGTGCCTCGCCCACGCCCCACAGGTGGATGCCGATGAAGATCACGAAACAGGCGAGGTAGACGGGCCAGCCCGACTCCAGGCCGAACAGCCCGAGGGACTCGACGTAGTCGCCGATGAAGATGGAGATGGCGGCCGGGGCCAGGATGTACTCGATGAGGATGGCGGTTCCGGTGAGGAACCCGCCCCAGGTGCCGAGCGCCCGGCGCGCGAAGCCGTAGCCGCCGCCCGCGGCCGGCAGGATGGCGGACAGTTCGGCGAGTGCGTACACGAGGCAGGCGTACATCACGCCCATCAGAACGGTGGCGATGGCGAGCCCGCCGAAGCCGCCTTCGGCGAGGCCGATGTTCCAGCCGGAGAAGTCGCCGGAGACGACGTATCCGACCCCGAGCCCGGTGAGCAGCAGCCAGCCCGCGCTGCCCTGCCGCAGCGCCCGGCGCCGCAGGTAGTCGTCGGCGGCGACGGGTGTGTCCTTGGTTTCTTCCAGCGTCATGGCAGCAGTGCTCCCGCGTCGGTCGGGACCCAATGGAATGGACCCATACCTTTGCGGTGGGCGGGCGTGAGCGCAAGACCCCTGCGTTACTTTCGGGTTACGCCCGGGGCCGCTGGTGCCCGGCCCCTCACGTCAGGAAACCCCGCAGCAGCGCCGCCGTCCCCGCGCAGTGCTCCCGCATCACCTCGCGCGCCGCGTCCGCGTCGCCCTCCAGCACCGCCTCCACCAGCGCGGTGTGCTGCGCCTGCGAGTGCTCCAGGTTGCGTACGAGCAGGGGGATGCAGTCC
Proteins encoded in this window:
- the eat gene encoding ethanolamine permease; its protein translation is MTLEETKDTPVAADDYLRRRALRQGSAGWLLLTGLGVGYVVSGDFSGWNIGLAEGGFGGLAIATVLMGVMYACLVYALAELSAILPAAGGGYGFARRALGTWGGFLTGTAILIEYILAPAAISIFIGDYVESLGLFGLESGWPVYLACFVIFIGIHLWGVGEALRFSLVVTAIAVAALLIFAVGAFTEFHADGLNDIPADPAAFGSNSWLPYGLLGIWAAFPFGMWFFLGVEGVPLAAEEAKDPVRSMPRALSLSLMVLVLLAVLTFFASTGARGSAAIQDAGNPLVVALQGDGDPTALSRFVNYAGLAGLVASFFSLIYAGSRQLFALSRAGYLPRFLSLTSRRKSPYLGLLIPGAIGFALAAGTGDGARMLNIAVFGATISYALMALSHIVLRRREPDLPRPYRTPGGILTSSVAFVLALSALVATFLVDKDAAFIALGVYVVALAYFAFYSRHRLVGHAPEEEFAALAAAEAELERN